In one Brienomyrus brachyistius isolate T26 chromosome 7, BBRACH_0.4, whole genome shotgun sequence genomic region, the following are encoded:
- the LOC125746832 gene encoding trichohyalin-like isoform X11, translating to MAAQVEVKSVQGETAGVSSGHLRRTAEPPSGTQGHIFLSPQAGKPALLTPKPFSLEKTLSIRPILPPKPQVPSAPPGASQTSDLKSSELSLADSPGVLGGDQTRSMKSNTPTAPKPALHRNPEINPPTVVIHDLSSTLQSSLLWNSKSNLLSKPKLDLTESSISVPLNAPKANLSTTPKPDDPSTPKPTPPHTPKPDLSSVPKPVPLSTPNLNLSKSEVFASPEPLANQATSIDSPEKPRKLSVLERIKMLSQFRTSQESSASECSGMTQTERQPRMRMGAPISRAKSMGSLDYARWEALKDMTEEEQSREEKSSVSPLLQRNIVVVQPATPQSAGSPHKVAAPRKTGATGQLSELTSRFESLNTPDKCQPDKENILERKGKEVRCTEEVTESQPSENADNSLRQMMPEWRKQDTDQEETASSIKKRISLLFDPSSAQGGGVSTPLEVEPHSSAQPIQEVDISVGVKQRIKQLIAESPSQSLIQRKVKPRPLSQDLTKCFSPGMSMDTSPSTVGLERVQMRGVDKKEREAHEKVEDPMADSSIKGQDQSGGSFTTLDQSGNGGTELELQELQSNKEKAPVETPENVVSIIPSLQLGHLDRSAVSEGILSAQLEEKTSKLEEERQKQMELERKCEEERQKQLEQERKLEEERQKQLELERKREEERQKQLELERKLEEERQKQLEQERKREEERQKQLEQERKREEERQKQLEQERKREEERQKQLEQERKREEERQKQLELERKREEERQKQLELERKREEERQKQLEQERKREEERQKQLERKREEERQKQLELERKREEERQKQLEQERKLEEERQKQLERKREEERQKQLELERKREEERQKQLEQERKLEEERQRQLEQERKLEEERQRQLEQERKLEEERQRQLEQERKLEEERQKQLELERKRKEERQKQLEQERKLEEEKQKQLEQERKREEERQKQLELERKRKEERQKQLELERKQEEERQKQLEQERKQEEERQKQLEKKREEERQKQLEQERKLEEQKQLELERKREEERQKQLELDRKNQEREVEESPQQISTAGEILPTSQASSSTLTEQSVREGDENATTEEVIFDDFSVRPMRWRYMRKSSLLYGDTFQTSQPPADAYDEGGKNENYVENLNDQEQQGEISEDDEKLQKKVKIGIDRGHDGQGGVKQEDTKSQGGTEIEILDPIKQPSNRSSHLCPGEKLEAEEDRCSAPRQAATQPLPKPATCIARTLAGTGPREEDGTQDRLISHEDDQYGSLDAAQHPGEGSLTPNTSTPTDALPEPSTPGGLPSPSTLSSVSCEATDPLPFPETPTSLLDSSALRSRVLLGKRRSQRALPSRAARQKAVQDAKDPKFQDSAGTGSEMTAQEDVEDEEEEEEEEEVKAEPCLTPSQPQRVPLFPGMDTSALKAQLKKRVGDSENQAEQPPPQRSAKSPFLPQATRVLPPIADKENRDHSSPQWLQELKSKKRFSQHESDT from the exons ATGGCAGCCCAAGTAGAGGTGAAATCAGTACAGGGGGAGACAGCAGGGGTCAGTAGTGGAcatctgaggaggactgctgaGCCTCCGTCCGGCACCCAGGGGCACATCTTCCTCAGCCCGCAGGCCGGAAAACCAGCCCTCCTCACCCCTAAACCTTTCTCTCTGGAGAAGACCCTGTCCATCCGGCCCATTTTGCCTCCCAAGCCTCAGGTTCCAAGTGCCCCTCCAGGAGCTAGCCAAACCAGTGACCTGAAATCCAGTGAACTCAGTCTTGCTGACTCTCCTGGAGTCCTCGGTGGGGACCAGACCAGATCTATGAAATCCAACACACCCACTGCTCCTAAACCAGCCCTACACAGGAATCCTGAAATCAACCCACCCACTGTTGTTATACACGATCTCTCCAGTACCTTGCAGAGTAGTCTACTCTGGAATTCTAAATCTAACCTGCTGAGTAAGCCCAAACTGGATCTGACTGAATCTTCTATATCTGTCCCACTTAATGCACCAAAAGCCAATCTATCCACTACTCCTAAACCTGATGATCCCAGTACACCAAAACCCACCCCACCTCATACTCCTAAACCTGACCTTTCCTCTGTACCAAAACCTGTCCCACTTAGTACTCCTAACCTTAACCTATCCAAGTCTGAGGTATTTGCATCACCTGAACCCCTTGCCAATCAGGCTACCTCCATAGACTCGCCTGAAAAGCCCAGGAAGCTATCCGTGTTGGAACGGATCAAGATGTTGTCACAGTTCCGGACCTCCCAGGAGTCATCAGCATCTGAGTGCTCTGGGATGACCCAAACCGAGCGGCAACCACGGATGAGAATGGGCGCTCCCATAAGCAGAGCTAAGTCGATGGGCTCTCTTGACTACGCCAGGTGGGAAGCATTGAAGGATATGACTGAAGAAGAACAATCTAGGGAGGAGAAGTCATCAGTCTCACCACTACTGCAGAGAAACATTGTTGTGGTTCAGCCTGCCACTCCACAATCTGCAGGCTCCCCACACAAGGTGGCGGCCCCCCGGAAGACGGGGGCCACTGGCCAGCTGAGCGAACTCACGTCTAGGTTTGAGTCCCTAAATACCCCAGACAAATGCCAGCCAGACAAGGAGAATATTCTGGAGAGAAAAGGGAAAGAGGTCAGGTGCACGGAAGAGGTCACAGAGTCACAACCATCGGAAAACGCAGACAACAGCCTCAGGCAAATGATGCCGGAGTGGAGGAAGCAGGACACGGATCAGGAAGAGACTGCTTCCAGCATAAAGAAGCGGATCAGTCTTCTGTTTGACCCCTCCTCTGCCCAAGGAGGTGGGGTCTCCACACCCCTGGAGGTGGAGCCTCATTCATCGGCGCAGCCCATCCAGGAGGTGGACATCTCAGTGGGTGTGAAACAGCGGATTAAACAGTTGATAGCAGAGAGCCCTTCTCagtccctcattcagagaaaggtcaagccccgccccctctctCAGGACCTCACCAAGTG TTTTTCACCAGGAATGTCTATGGACACTAGCCCTTCCACTGTTGGCCTGGAGAGAGTTCAGATGAGAGGTGTTGacaagaaagaaagagaggCCCATGAGAAG GTGGAAGACCCTATGGCTGACTCGAGTATTAAGGGTCAAGACCAGAGCGGGGGATCCTTCACTACTTTAGACCAGTCAGGCAATGGTGGgacagagctggagctgcaggaACTTCAATCAAACAAAGAGAAGGCACCAGTAGAGACACCTGAGAATGTAGTTTCCATCATTCCATCCCTCCAACTTGGTCATTTAGACCGCAGTGCAGTGAGTGAGGGCATTCTTAGTGCCCAACTGGAGGAAAAAACCTCGAAACTGGAAGAGGAGAGGCAGAAACAGATGGAGCTGGAGAGGAAATGCGAAGAGGAGAGGCAGAAACAGCTGGAGCAGGAGAGGAAACTGGAGGAGGAGAGGCAGAAACAGCTGGAGCTGGAGAGGAAACGTGAAGAGGAGAGGCAGAAACAGCTGGAGCTGGAGAGGAAACTGGAAGAGGAGAGGCAGAAACAGCTGGAGCAGGAGAGGAAACGCGAAGAGGAGAGGCAGAAACAGCTGGAGCAGGAGAGGAAACGCGAAGAGGAGAGGCAGAAACAGCTGGAGCAGGAGAGGAAACGCGAAGAGGAGAGGCAGAAACAGCTGGAGCAGGAGAGGAAACGCGAAGAGGAGAGGCAGAAACAGCTGGAGCTGGAGAGGAAACGCGAAGAGGAGAG GCAGAAACAGCTGGAGCTGGAGAGGAAACGTGAAGAGGAGAGGCAGAAACAGCTGGAGCAGGAGAGGAAACGTGAAGAGGAGAGGCAGAAACAGCTGGAGAGGAAACGGGAAGAGGAGAGGCAGAAACAGCTGGAGCTGGAGAGGAAACGGGAAGAGGAGAGGCAGAAACAGCTGGAGCAGGAGAGGAAACTGGAGGAGGAGAGGCAGAAACAGCTGGAGAGGAAACGTGAAGAGGAGAGGCAGAAACAGCTGGAGCTGGAGAGGAAACGGGAAGAGGAGAGGCAGAAACAGCTGGAGCAGGAGAGGAAACTGGAGGAGGAGAGGCAGAGACAGCTGGAGCAGGAGAGGAAACTGGAGGAGGAGAGGCAGAGACAGCTGGAGCAGGAGAGGAAACTGGAGGAGGAGAGGCAGAGACAGCTGGAGCAGGAGAGGAAACTGGAGGAGGAGAGGCAGAAACAGCTGGAGCTGGAGAGGAAACGCAAAGAGGAGAGGCAGAAACAACTGGAGCAGGAGAGGAAACTGGAGGAGGAGAAGCAGAAACAGCTGGAGCAGGAGAGGAAACGGGAAGAGGAGAGGCAGAAACAGCTGGAGCTGGAGAGGAAACGCAAAGAGGAGAGGCAGAAACAGCTGGAGCTGGAGAGGAAACAGGAAGAGGAGAGGCAGAAACAGCTGGAGCAGGAGAGGAAACAGGAAGAGGAGAGGCAGAAACAGCTGGAGAAGAAACGGGAAGAGGAGAGGCAGAAACAGCTGGAGCAGGAGAGGAAACTGGAAGAGCAGAAACAGCTGGAGCTGGAGAGGAAacgagaagaggagagacagaAGCAACTAGAGTTGGACAGAAAGAACCAGGAGAGGGAGGTAGAAGAATCACCCCAACAGATTTCCACAGCTGGGGAAATCCTCCCCACATCTCAGGCCAGTAGCAGCACCCTAACAGAACAAAGTGTAAGAGAAGGTGATGAAAATGCCACAACTGAAGAAGTTATTTTTGATGATTTCTCTGTGAGGCCAATGAGGTGGAGATATATGAGGAAAAGCAGCCTACTTTATGGAGACACTTTCCAGACTTCTCAACCGCCAGCTGATGCTTATGATGAGGgaggaaaaaatgaaaattatgTGGAAAATTTGAATGATCAAGAGCAACAAGGAGAGATTAGCGAAGACGATGAGAAGTTACAAAAGAAAGTAAAGATTGGGATTGACCGTGGGCATGATGGACAAGGGGGTGTAAAGCAAGAAGATACTAAGAGTCAGGGGGGTACAGAGATAGAGATTCTGGATCCCATAAAACAACCTTCCAACAGGTCCAGCCACCTTTGCCCTGGTGAGAAACTGGAAGCAGAAGAGGACAGATGTAGTGCTCCCAGACAGGCAGCCACGCAGCCACTCCCAAAGCCAGCCACTTGCATAGCG CGGACGTTGGCGGGCACCGGTCCCAGGGAGGAGGATGGCACGCAGGACAGGCTCATCTCCCACGAGGACGACCAGTACGGCAGCCTGGACGCAGCTCAGCACCCCGGCGAGGGCAG TCTGACTCCGAACACCTCCACCCCCACGGATGCCCTACCGGAGCCCAGTACGCCAGGCGGGCTGCCCTCCCCCAGCACCCTCTCCTCCGTGTCGTGCGAGGCGACAGACCCGCTGCCTTTTCCTGAG ACGCCAACATCCCTGCTGGACTCCAGCGCCCTGCGCTCGCGGGTGCTGTTGGGTAAGAGGCGGAGTCAGCGTGCCCTGCCCTCAAGAGCCGCCCGTCAGAAAGCTGTACAGGATGCCAAAGACCCGAAGTTCCAGGACTCTGCAG GGACGGGGTCTGAAATGACAGCACAGGAAGATgtggaggatgaagaggaggaggaggaggaggaggaggtgaagGCAGAGCCGTGTTTGACTCCTTCGCAGCCACAGAGAGTGCCCCTCTTCCCTGGCATGGACACGTCTGCTCTCAAG GCTCAGCTGAAGAAGCGAGTGGGTGACTCAGAAAACCAGGccgagcagccccccccccagcgatcAGCCAAATCTCCCTTCCTCCCCCAGGCCACCCGAGTTCTGCCCCCCATCGCTGACAAGGAAAACCG GGACCACTCCTCCCCACAGTGGCTGCAGGAGCTGAAGTCCAAGAAACGCTTCAGTCAGCACGAGAGTGACACCTAG
- the LOC125746832 gene encoding trichohyalin-like isoform X1, with product MAAQVEVKSVQGETAGVSSGHLRRTAEPPSGTQGHIFLSPQAGKPALLTPKPFSLEKTLSIRPILPPKPQVPSAPPGASQTSDLKSSELSLADSPGVLGGDQTRSMKSNTPTAPKPALHRNPEINPPTVVIHDLSSTLQSSLLWNSKSNLLSKPKLDLTESSISVPLNAPKANLSTTPKPDDPSTPKPTPPHTPKPDLSSVPKPVPLSTPNLNLSKSEVFASPEPLANQATSIDSPEKPRKLSVLERIKMLSQFRTSQESSASECSGMTQTERQPRMRMGAPISRAKSMGSLDYARWEALKDMTEEEQSREEKSSVSPLLQRNIVVVQPATPQSAGSPHKVAAPRKTGATGQLSELTSRFESLNTPDKCQPDKENILERKGKEVRCTEEVTESQPSENADNSLRQMMPEWRKQDTDQEETASSIKKRISLLFDPSSAQGGGVSTPLEVEPHSSAQPIQEVDISVGVKQRIKQLIAESPSQSLIQRKVKPRPLSQDLTKCFSPGMSMDTSPSTVGLERVQMRGVDKKEREAHEKVEDPMADSSIKGQDQSGGSFTTLDQSGNGGTELELQELQSNKEKAPVETPENVVSIIPSLQLGHLDRSAVSEGILSAQLEEKTSKLEEERQKQMELERKCEEERQKQLEQERKLEEERQKQLELERKREEERQKQLELERKLEEERQKQLEQERKREEERQKQLEQERKREEERQKQLEQERKREEERQKQLEQERKREEERQKQLELERKREEERQKQLEQERKLEEERQKQLELERKREEERQKQLEQERKREEERQKQLELERKREEERQKQLEQERKLEEERQKQLELERKREEERQKQLEQERKREEERQKQLERKREEERQKQLELERKREEERQKQLEQERKLEEERQKQLERKREEERQKQLELERKREEERQKQLEQERKLEEERQRQLEQERKLEEERQRQLEQERKLEEERQRQLEQERKLEEERQKQLELERKRKEERQKQLEQERKLEEEKQKQLEQERKREEERQKQLELERKRKEERQKQLELERKQEEERQKQLEQERKQEEERQKQLEKKREEERQKQLEQERKLEEQKQLELERKREEERQKQLELDRKNQEREVEESPQQISTAGEILPTSQASSSTLTEQSVREGDENATTEEVIFDDFSVRPMRWRYMRKSSLLYGDTFQTSQPPADAYDEGGKNENYVENLNDQEQQGEISEDDEKLQKKVKIGIDRGHDGQGGVKQEDTKSQGGTEIEILDPIKQPSNRSSHLCPGEKLEAEEDRCSAPRQAATQPLPKPATCIARTLAGTGPREEDGTQDRLISHEDDQYGSLDAAQHPGEGSLTPNTSTPTDALPEPSTPGGLPSPSTLSSVSCEATDPLPFPETPTSLLDSSALRSRVLLGKRRSQRALPSRAARQKAVQDAKDPKFQDSAGTGSEMTAQEDVEDEEEEEEEEEVKAEPCLTPSQPQRVPLFPGMDTSALKAQLKKRVGDSENQAEQPPPQRSAKSPFLPQATRVLPPIADKENRDHSSPQWLQELKSKKRFSQHESDT from the exons ATGGCAGCCCAAGTAGAGGTGAAATCAGTACAGGGGGAGACAGCAGGGGTCAGTAGTGGAcatctgaggaggactgctgaGCCTCCGTCCGGCACCCAGGGGCACATCTTCCTCAGCCCGCAGGCCGGAAAACCAGCCCTCCTCACCCCTAAACCTTTCTCTCTGGAGAAGACCCTGTCCATCCGGCCCATTTTGCCTCCCAAGCCTCAGGTTCCAAGTGCCCCTCCAGGAGCTAGCCAAACCAGTGACCTGAAATCCAGTGAACTCAGTCTTGCTGACTCTCCTGGAGTCCTCGGTGGGGACCAGACCAGATCTATGAAATCCAACACACCCACTGCTCCTAAACCAGCCCTACACAGGAATCCTGAAATCAACCCACCCACTGTTGTTATACACGATCTCTCCAGTACCTTGCAGAGTAGTCTACTCTGGAATTCTAAATCTAACCTGCTGAGTAAGCCCAAACTGGATCTGACTGAATCTTCTATATCTGTCCCACTTAATGCACCAAAAGCCAATCTATCCACTACTCCTAAACCTGATGATCCCAGTACACCAAAACCCACCCCACCTCATACTCCTAAACCTGACCTTTCCTCTGTACCAAAACCTGTCCCACTTAGTACTCCTAACCTTAACCTATCCAAGTCTGAGGTATTTGCATCACCTGAACCCCTTGCCAATCAGGCTACCTCCATAGACTCGCCTGAAAAGCCCAGGAAGCTATCCGTGTTGGAACGGATCAAGATGTTGTCACAGTTCCGGACCTCCCAGGAGTCATCAGCATCTGAGTGCTCTGGGATGACCCAAACCGAGCGGCAACCACGGATGAGAATGGGCGCTCCCATAAGCAGAGCTAAGTCGATGGGCTCTCTTGACTACGCCAGGTGGGAAGCATTGAAGGATATGACTGAAGAAGAACAATCTAGGGAGGAGAAGTCATCAGTCTCACCACTACTGCAGAGAAACATTGTTGTGGTTCAGCCTGCCACTCCACAATCTGCAGGCTCCCCACACAAGGTGGCGGCCCCCCGGAAGACGGGGGCCACTGGCCAGCTGAGCGAACTCACGTCTAGGTTTGAGTCCCTAAATACCCCAGACAAATGCCAGCCAGACAAGGAGAATATTCTGGAGAGAAAAGGGAAAGAGGTCAGGTGCACGGAAGAGGTCACAGAGTCACAACCATCGGAAAACGCAGACAACAGCCTCAGGCAAATGATGCCGGAGTGGAGGAAGCAGGACACGGATCAGGAAGAGACTGCTTCCAGCATAAAGAAGCGGATCAGTCTTCTGTTTGACCCCTCCTCTGCCCAAGGAGGTGGGGTCTCCACACCCCTGGAGGTGGAGCCTCATTCATCGGCGCAGCCCATCCAGGAGGTGGACATCTCAGTGGGTGTGAAACAGCGGATTAAACAGTTGATAGCAGAGAGCCCTTCTCagtccctcattcagagaaaggtcaagccccgccccctctctCAGGACCTCACCAAGTG TTTTTCACCAGGAATGTCTATGGACACTAGCCCTTCCACTGTTGGCCTGGAGAGAGTTCAGATGAGAGGTGTTGacaagaaagaaagagaggCCCATGAGAAG GTGGAAGACCCTATGGCTGACTCGAGTATTAAGGGTCAAGACCAGAGCGGGGGATCCTTCACTACTTTAGACCAGTCAGGCAATGGTGGgacagagctggagctgcaggaACTTCAATCAAACAAAGAGAAGGCACCAGTAGAGACACCTGAGAATGTAGTTTCCATCATTCCATCCCTCCAACTTGGTCATTTAGACCGCAGTGCAGTGAGTGAGGGCATTCTTAGTGCCCAACTGGAGGAAAAAACCTCGAAACTGGAAGAGGAGAGGCAGAAACAGATGGAGCTGGAGAGGAAATGCGAAGAGGAGAGGCAGAAACAGCTGGAGCAGGAGAGGAAACTGGAGGAGGAGAGGCAGAAACAGCTGGAGCTGGAGAGGAAACGTGAAGAGGAGAGGCAGAAACAGCTGGAGCTGGAGAGGAAACTGGAAGAGGAGAGGCAGAAACAGCTGGAGCAGGAGAGGAAACGCGAAGAGGAGAGGCAGAAACAGCTGGAGCAGGAGAGGAAACGCGAAGAGGAGAGGCAGAAACAGCTGGAGCAGGAGAGGAAACGCGAAGAGGAGAGGCAGAAACAGCTGGAGCAGGAGAGGAAACGCGAAGAGGAGAGGCAGAAACAGCTGGAGCTGGAGAGGAAACGCGAAGAGGAGAGGCAGAAACAGCTGGAGCAGGAGAGGAAACTGGAGGAGGAGAGGCAGAAACAGCTGGAGCTGGAGAGGAAACGTGAAGAGGAGAGGCAGAAACAGCTGGAGCAGGAGAGGAAACGTGAAGAGGAGAGGCAGAAACAGCTGGAGCTGGAGAGGAAACGCGAAGAGGAGAGGCAGAAACAGCTGGAGCAGGAGAGGAAACTGGAGGAGGAGAGGCAGAAACAGCTGGAGCTGGAGAGGAAACGTGAAGAGGAGAGGCAGAAACAGCTGGAGCAGGAGAGGAAACGTGAAGAGGAGAGGCAGAAACAGCTGGAGAGGAAACGGGAAGAGGAGAGGCAGAAACAGCTGGAGCTGGAGAGGAAACGGGAAGAGGAGAGGCAGAAACAGCTGGAGCAGGAGAGGAAACTGGAGGAGGAGAGGCAGAAACAGCTGGAGAGGAAACGTGAAGAGGAGAGGCAGAAACAGCTGGAGCTGGAGAGGAAACGGGAAGAGGAGAGGCAGAAACAGCTGGAGCAGGAGAGGAAACTGGAGGAGGAGAGGCAGAGACAGCTGGAGCAGGAGAGGAAACTGGAGGAGGAGAGGCAGAGACAGCTGGAGCAGGAGAGGAAACTGGAGGAGGAGAGGCAGAGACAGCTGGAGCAGGAGAGGAAACTGGAGGAGGAGAGGCAGAAACAGCTGGAGCTGGAGAGGAAACGCAAAGAGGAGAGGCAGAAACAACTGGAGCAGGAGAGGAAACTGGAGGAGGAGAAGCAGAAACAGCTGGAGCAGGAGAGGAAACGGGAAGAGGAGAGGCAGAAACAGCTGGAGCTGGAGAGGAAACGCAAAGAGGAGAGGCAGAAACAGCTGGAGCTGGAGAGGAAACAGGAAGAGGAGAGGCAGAAACAGCTGGAGCAGGAGAGGAAACAGGAAGAGGAGAGGCAGAAACAGCTGGAGAAGAAACGGGAAGAGGAGAGGCAGAAACAGCTGGAGCAGGAGAGGAAACTGGAAGAGCAGAAACAGCTGGAGCTGGAGAGGAAacgagaagaggagagacagaAGCAACTAGAGTTGGACAGAAAGAACCAGGAGAGGGAGGTAGAAGAATCACCCCAACAGATTTCCACAGCTGGGGAAATCCTCCCCACATCTCAGGCCAGTAGCAGCACCCTAACAGAACAAAGTGTAAGAGAAGGTGATGAAAATGCCACAACTGAAGAAGTTATTTTTGATGATTTCTCTGTGAGGCCAATGAGGTGGAGATATATGAGGAAAAGCAGCCTACTTTATGGAGACACTTTCCAGACTTCTCAACCGCCAGCTGATGCTTATGATGAGGgaggaaaaaatgaaaattatgTGGAAAATTTGAATGATCAAGAGCAACAAGGAGAGATTAGCGAAGACGATGAGAAGTTACAAAAGAAAGTAAAGATTGGGATTGACCGTGGGCATGATGGACAAGGGGGTGTAAAGCAAGAAGATACTAAGAGTCAGGGGGGTACAGAGATAGAGATTCTGGATCCCATAAAACAACCTTCCAACAGGTCCAGCCACCTTTGCCCTGGTGAGAAACTGGAAGCAGAAGAGGACAGATGTAGTGCTCCCAGACAGGCAGCCACGCAGCCACTCCCAAAGCCAGCCACTTGCATAGCG CGGACGTTGGCGGGCACCGGTCCCAGGGAGGAGGATGGCACGCAGGACAGGCTCATCTCCCACGAGGACGACCAGTACGGCAGCCTGGACGCAGCTCAGCACCCCGGCGAGGGCAG TCTGACTCCGAACACCTCCACCCCCACGGATGCCCTACCGGAGCCCAGTACGCCAGGCGGGCTGCCCTCCCCCAGCACCCTCTCCTCCGTGTCGTGCGAGGCGACAGACCCGCTGCCTTTTCCTGAG ACGCCAACATCCCTGCTGGACTCCAGCGCCCTGCGCTCGCGGGTGCTGTTGGGTAAGAGGCGGAGTCAGCGTGCCCTGCCCTCAAGAGCCGCCCGTCAGAAAGCTGTACAGGATGCCAAAGACCCGAAGTTCCAGGACTCTGCAG GGACGGGGTCTGAAATGACAGCACAGGAAGATgtggaggatgaagaggaggaggaggaggaggaggaggtgaagGCAGAGCCGTGTTTGACTCCTTCGCAGCCACAGAGAGTGCCCCTCTTCCCTGGCATGGACACGTCTGCTCTCAAG GCTCAGCTGAAGAAGCGAGTGGGTGACTCAGAAAACCAGGccgagcagccccccccccagcgatcAGCCAAATCTCCCTTCCTCCCCCAGGCCACCCGAGTTCTGCCCCCCATCGCTGACAAGGAAAACCG GGACCACTCCTCCCCACAGTGGCTGCAGGAGCTGAAGTCCAAGAAACGCTTCAGTCAGCACGAGAGTGACACCTAG